The Polymorphobacter megasporae genome window below encodes:
- a CDS encoding glycosyltransferase family 2 protein, translated as MTLHSLTTQRQTTRPAPDLGSPLALAVIVPTLNEAGNIAAMVAGLDRALDGLAWEAIFVDDDSTDGTAALLRQIGAYDRRIRVIQRLGRRGLASAVTEGVLATAAPVIAVIDGDMQHDEVLLPKMYEAVTGDDGGGGCDLAIGSRYVDGGAASGFTGVRELISRTATRVTNATLRTTIADPMSGFFAVRHDAFMASAPHLSNIGFKILMDVVASSPAPLAIREIPYTFRPRHAGTSKLDPRVAHEFFVLLLEKMLGRYVPVRFLMFAGAGLFGLAINLMVIGSLFRHAGISFAVALPAGVIAAMAFNYLLANTLTYRDLRLRGAAFLRGFVGYAAVCAPGAIGNIFVSTLLFRDGSTWWVAALAGAVIAVTWTYAATLLLTAKRRRPA; from the coding sequence ATGACGCTTCATTCGCTCACGACCCAGCGGCAGACGACGCGGCCGGCCCCCGACCTCGGGTCACCGCTCGCGCTCGCGGTGATCGTGCCGACGTTGAACGAGGCGGGCAATATCGCGGCGATGGTCGCGGGGCTCGACCGCGCGCTCGACGGGCTGGCGTGGGAAGCGATCTTCGTCGACGACGATTCGACCGACGGCACCGCCGCTTTGCTCCGCCAGATCGGCGCGTACGACCGCCGTATTCGCGTCATCCAGCGGCTCGGACGGCGCGGCCTCGCCTCGGCGGTAACCGAGGGCGTGCTTGCCACCGCCGCGCCGGTAATCGCGGTGATCGACGGCGACATGCAGCACGACGAGGTGCTGCTCCCCAAGATGTACGAGGCGGTGACCGGCGACGACGGCGGCGGCGGCTGCGACCTCGCGATCGGCAGCCGCTACGTCGACGGCGGCGCGGCATCGGGCTTCACCGGCGTCCGCGAGCTGATCAGCCGCACCGCGACGCGGGTGACCAACGCGACGCTCCGGACGACGATCGCCGACCCGATGAGCGGCTTCTTTGCCGTGCGCCACGACGCGTTCATGGCGAGCGCGCCACACCTGTCGAACATCGGTTTCAAGATCCTGATGGACGTTGTCGCGTCGAGCCCCGCACCGCTGGCGATCCGCGAGATCCCCTATACCTTCCGCCCGCGCCATGCCGGCACGAGCAAACTCGACCCGCGCGTCGCGCACGAATTTTTTGTCCTGCTCCTCGAGAAGATGCTCGGCCGCTATGTGCCGGTGCGCTTCCTGATGTTCGCCGGGGCCGGGCTTTTCGGACTGGCGATCAATTTGATGGTGATCGGGAGCCTGTTCCGTCACGCGGGCATCTCGTTCGCGGTCGCGCTGCCGGCGGGCGTGATCGCGGCGATGGCGTTCAACTATCTCCTCGCCAACACGCTGACCTACCGCGACTTGCGCTTGCGCGGGGCAGCGTTCCTGCGCGGCTTCGTCGGCTATGCCGCGGTGTGCGCACCCGGCGCGATCGGCAACATCTTCGTCAGCACGCTGCTGTTCCGCGACGGCTCGACGTGGTGGGTCGCGGCGCTCGCCGGAGCGGTGATCGCGGTGACATGGACCTATGCCGCGACGCTGCTGCTCACCGCAAAGCGCCGCCGCCCCGCTTGA
- a CDS encoding ABC transporter substrate-binding protein encodes MTFRIHTHGRLQEWIADANGYFADAGLTDYTLGQVEFASFDASTQDDPSGAYQTYEKGRDASISCACHWTVNMAASNAHGRLWGDAYSVSPCGIFVPADSAIRTLDDLAGVTVDVGYQSGSHYATIQALETAMAPDRIKLNFAGSPDQRLARLDRGEAAASTLFGIQLYIAEQLGFRKIADTSFMIIGLVPDGVDADDVKKYYAALRRAQHDIDLHHQQYAHFYLNEVPAIYHDRINVGAFGPGERIVFEPYSPAMYDKTHQWVEDRAIFDDAKIGQASYAAAALSAG; translated from the coding sequence ATGACGTTTCGCATTCATACCCACGGCCGGCTGCAGGAATGGATCGCCGACGCCAATGGCTATTTCGCCGACGCCGGCCTGACCGACTACACGCTCGGCCAGGTCGAATTTGCCAGCTTCGATGCCTCGACGCAGGACGATCCGTCGGGCGCCTACCAGACCTATGAAAAGGGCCGCGACGCGAGCATCAGTTGCGCGTGTCACTGGACGGTCAACATGGCCGCGTCGAACGCGCATGGCCGGTTGTGGGGCGACGCCTATTCGGTCTCGCCGTGCGGCATCTTCGTCCCCGCCGATTCCGCGATCCGCACGCTCGACGACCTTGCCGGCGTGACCGTCGATGTCGGGTATCAGTCGGGCAGCCACTATGCGACGATCCAGGCGCTCGAAACCGCGATGGCGCCCGATCGGATCAAGCTCAACTTCGCCGGGTCGCCCGACCAGCGGCTCGCCCGGCTCGACCGCGGCGAAGCTGCCGCGTCGACCTTGTTCGGCATCCAGCTCTACATCGCCGAGCAGTTGGGCTTTCGCAAGATCGCCGACACCAGCTTCATGATCATCGGCCTGGTGCCCGACGGGGTTGATGCGGATGACGTGAAGAAATACTATGCAGCGCTGCGTCGTGCCCAACACGATATCGACCTGCATCATCAGCAATACGCGCATTTCTATTTGAATGAAGTGCCCGCGATCTACCATGACCGGATCAACGTCGGCGCCTTCGGTCCGGGTGAACGGATCGTCTTCGAGCCCTATTCGCCGGCGATGTACGACAAGACCCACCAGTGGGTCGAAGACCG